ATCCGATTCTTTACCAAAAACAGAGTGGAAAGAAGAAGGCACGCATGGCATAGCTCAACGTGGAAAATGAAAATCTCCACTACATTTACTTTTTCCACTACAAGAAAACTGCTTGATACCGATGGACAAATCCGTCATAATCTCGTCGGGAAAGTAGCATACCGATGGAATACCGACGAAATATGTCCGTCGGTATCATCTCGTCGGTATACTGATATTCGTCGGCAATTCGTCGGCAAAATACCGACGAACACATATCGTCGGTAAATACCGACGAACATATTCCGTCGGTTTTTTTCTAAAATTTCCGACGAAACGTATCCGTCGGTATTTATAGAGAATACCGACGAAGATAATTCGTTCTTCGGTTAATTGTTGTTGTAGTGGATCAAATACTCCTTGTACTCGGCTTCTGGGATTTATTGACATGACAACGATCCAAGGATCGTTCCTTTGCCTAATCCGCGGATAACGAATATAGCAAACCTGAAAAATTATAAATTATATAAGTCGAAGTAATTATATATGATTACTTCCGATGGAAAATATATTTCAACATACATACCTGGTCAGCTTGTGAAGCAAGAATGAATGGATCGTAAAAATCCAGTCGTCGTCGCGAATGTACAGATGTAACACCGAATGCGTCAGTGCTTACTCCGCGACCAACAACGTTGTCGTACCACTCACAGTTGAAGACAATACATCTCATGCCAATCATTCCCGGGTACTGAATTTCCAAAATCTCGCGTACGTTACCGTAGTAGACATCGTCTCCGGATGACGAAGAAACCCCACAATCAATTGTTCTCCTTACAGTATTTTCCTTAAGAACTCTGAATGCATATCCTCGTGTGCAATATCTCGGATATGACTTTGCAACAAACTTTGGACCACAAACTATCTCACGTAACCAATCTTTAGGTGGGTGCCCAATAGCTAAACAATGGCTTACCTATAAAAACAAAAAAAAAATGTTTTCGTTCATTAAAAGATAATAAGTAAAACGGTTAGTTACCACTAATTACTGATTAGACACTTACATAATCAGAAAGCCATGTTGCAAAGTTGTTTTGCTTGAGTTGTTCGAGTTGTTCTTCTGTCGCATCCGGGTACTTTAAGCGCATCTCTGCCAAGTAAATACTGTAAAAAACACAAAAATGTTAGATATGTTTCAAAAATATTGCAAATAATTCATATTTTTAAATCTATGTACCTCTCATATTCAAGAATGTCTTCGCAGTTTGTAAGCAAATATGTGTGCAAATGAGCATGCTCAGCCACTGTAAGTATCCGGTCCGTTGACTTTCCACTATGTCGTCCAATTTGTGTAAACATGTTTGGCACATAAACATAATAAGTTGCCCTTTCACCTCTATCATCATGCCGTGCAGGTCTTCGACTTTTTGTTCGAACTTCTGATGGAAAGTAGTATTCAGCAAAGTTTGAGGTTTCCTCATTGATGCACTGAGCCACTATTGATCCCTCCACCTTGCTTAAATTCTTGACCTTCTTCTTCAGATGAAACATAAACCGTTCGTACAAATACATCCACCTGTACTGCACGGGACCACCGAGTGCCGCTTCTCTCGCAAGATGAATAGCAAGATGCTCCATAACATCAAAAAATGATGGAGGAAATATCTTCTCGAGGTTGCATAGGATCACCGGTATTTTAACTTCCAAATTGCGGATACCATCTGATGTGAGTGATCTCGAGCATAAATCACGGAAGAAAGCACTTATCCCTACATACACGAAGAAAACAAATTCCATAAGCATATATATATATATATAAGCATTAAAAAATAATATGACAATTAATTTAACTATGTTAAATTTTAAAGTACCTGCGGTTGCTTCGTGGACATTTCGTGGCAATAGTGCGGAAAACGCAAAAGGAAGGAGGCGCTGCATCATTACATGACAATCATGGCTCTTCAAGCCAGTAAACTTCCCTTCACTTTTGTCAACACAATTACGCAAACTTGATGCATAACCGTCTGGAAATTTAACACTGTGTGTTATCCAATCAAAAAACTCTTCTTTTGCAGTTGCATCCAGTCGATATATGGGAATAGGACCTTTACCGTGCTCATCAACATGAAGTTCGGGACGAGCACAAATATCAACCAAATCCAGTCTTGACTTCAAGTTATCCTTCGTCTTGCCTTGGACATCAAGGATGGTGTTCATCAAATTGTCGAAAAAGTTCTTCTCAATATGCATGACATCTAAACAGTGCCGCAACAAATGAGTCTCCCAATAGGGCAAATCCCAGAAGATACTCTTCTTATGCCAATTATGATTTTCCCCTACACCATAAATCGGTTCATGTCCGTTTCCACCCACGTCTGGCGTTCTATCTGCACCAAAATCTCTTAATTGTTCCTTCAACTTTTTGCCACTTACTTCTTCAGGTGGACTGTCAAACACCCTCTTGTTCTTTGTAAACAATGTCTTACTCTTACGATATGGATGATCGTGTGGTAGAAATCTCCTGTGACAGTCAAACCAACACGTTTTCCGACCATTTTTTAGTTGGAAAGCATCTGTGTTGTCTTGGCAATAAGGACATGATAGCCTCCCATGCGTGGTCCATCCAGATAACATACCATATGCTGGAAAATCACTTATTGTCCACATAAGTACTGCTCGCATCTGAAAATTCTCTTTCCGCGAAACATCGTATGTATGAACACCGTGCTCCCATAATAATTGCAGCTCATATATCAATGGCTGAAGAAACACATCCAGTGATCTCTTAGGATGATCTGGCCCGGGAACGAGAATTGAGAGGAACAAAAACTCCCGTCGCATACACAAATGTGGTGGTAAGTTGTAAGGTGTCAAGATTACCGGCCACAATGAATATTGTCTTCCATGCTTTCCAAATGGACTGAAACCATCTGTGCATAATGCAAGATACACATTTCTTACCTCAGATGCAAATTCTGGATATGTTGATTGAAAATGCTTCCACGCCTCTGCATCGGAAGGATGTGTTATCTCACCATTTGTTAAGTGCTCAGCATGCCATCTCATTGGTTCTGCTGTTCGTTCAGACTGATATAACCTCTTTAATCTTTCAGTCAACGGCAAATACCACATTCGTTTGTATGGCACCGGAACTCTTCCAGTCGTATCCTGATAACGAGGTTTCCGACAGAATTTACATCTCTCCCTGTTCTCATCTGCTCTCCAGTAAATCATGCAGTTATCGATGCATACATCTATCACCTGATATGGTAAGCCAAGACCAGCGACCAATTTTTGTACCTCATAATATGAGCCAGGTGCAAGATTATCTTCAGGAAGAACATCTTTAACAAAATCTGCAATCGCATCCACACATTCTTCAGCCAAATTATAGTCAGTCTTTAGCGCCATCAATCGACTTGCGGATGATAAAGGTGAATGCCCATCTTTACATCCTTGATACAATGGCTGCTTAGCTGCATCTAACATTTCAAAAAATCTTCTGGCTTCTAGATTGGGTTGTTCTCGTTCTCCTTCCTCTTCACATGGGAAATTTTCTACATTGGGTTGTTCTTGTCTATCTCCTTCCTCTTCACCCGACGGTAAATTTTCTCCATATGCATCATATACCATCTGAACAGTCCCTATCCCAAAATCTACATCCGTGGTAGGTTCATCTAACCTATCGGCAGTTTGAGGTTCGCTACTACTACCATACTCAAATCTTTCTCCATGAAGATACCAAATCTTATAACCACGTGTAAATCCTTTCAAATATAAATGACTCCATACTTCCATTTTTTTGACACGGATATTATTCTTACAAGTAGAACATGGACATAATAAATACTTACTTGTTCTTGCTTCCGGTTGACTTTGAACCACCCCCATGAATTCTTGAATACCACGTGCGTATTCCTCCGTAAGTAAATTTGTATTTGGATCCATATGAGGTTGATCTAACCAAGAACGGAAATTATAAGGAGTACCCATAATTTATATTGTTTTGTTGTGATTTCAATGAATGAAGGAGAGGTCGTATTTATAATGAATTGGAAATCTTTCCGACGGAAAATATTCGTCGGTATTCCGTCGGGAATCA
The DNA window shown above is from Brassica oleracea var. oleracea cultivar TO1000 chromosome C3, BOL, whole genome shotgun sequence and carries:
- the LOC106330347 gene encoding uncharacterized protein LOC106330347; its protein translation is MGTPYNFRSWLDQPHMDPNTNLLTEEYARGIQEFMGVVQSQPEARTSKYLLCPCSTCKNNIRVKKMEVWSHLYLKGFTRGYKIWYLHGERFEYGSSSEPQTADRLDEPTTDVDFGIGTVQMVYDAYGENLPSGEEEGDRQEQPNVENFPCEEEGEREQPNLEARRFFEMLDAAKQPLYQGCKDGHSPLSSASRLMALKTDYNLAEECVDAIADFVKDVLPEDNLAPGSYYEVQKLVAGLGLPYQVIDVCIDNCMIYWRADENRERCKFCRKPRYQDTTGRVPVPYKRMWYLPLTERLKRLYQSERTAEPMRWHAEHLTNGEITHPSDAEAWKHFQSTYPEFASEVRNVYLALCTDGFSPFGKHGRQYSLWPVILTPYNLPPHLCMRREFLFLSILVPGPDHPKRSLDVFLQPLIYELQLLWEHGVHTYDVSRKENFQMRAVLMWTISDFPAYGMLSGWTTHGRLSCPYCQDNTDAFQLKNGRKTCWFDCHRRFLPHDHPYRKSKTLFTKNKRVFDSPPEEVSGKKLKEQLRDFGADRTPDVGGNGHEPIYGVGENHNWHKKSIFWDLPYWETHLLRHCLDVMHIEKNFFDNLMNTILDVQGKTKDNLKSRLDLVDICARPELHVDEHGKGPIPIYRLDATAKEEFFDWITHSVKFPDGYASSLRNCVDKSEGKFTGLKSHDCHVMMQRLLPFAFSALLPRNVHEATAGISAFFRDLCSRSLTSDGIRNLEVKIPVILCNLEKIFPPSFFDVMEHLAIHLAREAALGGPVQYRWMYLYERFMFHLKKKVKNLSKVEGSIVAQCINEETSNFAEYYFPSEVRTKSRRPARHDDRGERATYYVYVPNMFTQIGRHSGKSTDRILTVAEHAHLHTYLLTNCEDILEYESIYLAEMRLKYPDATEEQLEQLKQNNFATWLSDYVSHCLAIGHPPKDWLREIVCGPKFVAKSYPRYCTRGYAFRVLKENTVRRTIDCGVSSSSGDDVYYGNVREILEIQYPGMIGMRCIVFNCEWYDNVVGRGVSTDAFGVTSVHSRRRLDFYDPFILASQADQVCYIRYPRIRQRNDPWIVVMSINPRSRVQGVFDPLQQQLTEERIIFVGQTLAGTTDEAG